In Synchiropus splendidus isolate RoL2022-P1 chromosome 7, RoL_Sspl_1.0, whole genome shotgun sequence, the genomic window AGTCTcattgaggtggttcgggcatctcgtgaggatgccccctgggcgcttccctttggaggtgtttcaggcacgaaGGAAGGAGTCTGAGGGGTCGACCAAGAACCAGGTGGaggggagaagggcgtttggcgtgaacCTCTGaaactgctgcccccgcgacccagcaACGGATAtgtggatgaggatggatggatggatggatggtaaaAATAATAGTTTTATAAGCTAGAAATCATGAGCATTCCGAGGCGTTCACTTTGCCCACTACGGCCAAGTCTGACATTCAGTTCACCTTCCAAGGCTGGTGAGCTTCTTTAAAATGACAGTATTGATCTCCATAGCTTTtctaaatactttttaaaagtaataaaaaGCAATCACCACAAACAGCCTTTTCACCAACTGGTAAATCTCCACCCATCTATTGGGCAGCGGACACTGACCTAATGACTTGACAGGACATGACTTGCATGTTACAAGTTGGCACACAAAAAATCTGATAACTCGGAAAGTTTCACTTCTCTTATTCACCCTTTCGTGAGGCTCATTGTGCCAAACAAACCCGTATCTAtaatctggggaaaaaaagtggccCAGAGGGAATTGTGTGGGCAGACATTTGGCAATGGCTCGAAATGAAGTTATTGGCAGTGACTCAAAGACATGTTGTCAACTTGAGGATCAAATTATTGCATTATGTCTTTCACTTTCTCTTGCTCACCTGTATAAATTCACCTGCCGTTCTTCTCTCCAGCACACTCCCTCCTCAGAAGCCACTGACTGAAGAATCAGCAAACAATCCAGCGAAAGCATGGCGTCTCCAGTTACAGCCCTTTTCTTGCTCGCTCTCATCTTCATGGGCTCCGAAGCAGGTAACTAAGACCCTTTTTCTCAAGTGCGTCGCTTAATATAACAAGACCTAATCCTCTTATTATGCTTCCACAGTAGCCCCTCTGTCAGACTGCTGCCTGAAGACCACAAACAAAGTAGTTCCCAAAAAATATGCTTCAGATTATATCATCCAAGAAGCTGGACAAGGCTGCAAGATTGAAGCCACAATGTGAGTAATGCACGTTGACACCTATGAATCTCGGTTCAGACTATGATACTAACTGGAGCTCTCTGGATTTTCTGGAAGAATCATAACCAAGAGCAACTTCAAGCTCTGCATCCCTCATCCAGACAGGAGCCAACCAGTGGCAGATCTCATCACATACCTGGACAGCAAAAAATCAGCCTCAAATAAGGTGAACTTTCAACAAAGTATTCAATTGCTTTTGATTCAAGTCGCCTTATTATACATTTATTCTTTCAGGTTCACAATAAAAGGTCCACAAATTGAAACAGAGCTCAGAACCTGCCAGATGTTCCATTCCAAAGTTCATGTTGCTCAGGAGAACACAATATTCCGTTTGTTCAGTTGAtggtttgttttcttaaaagtaatgtgtgttttgttctgaatgttgttcatatttttaatagcataacaatgcttttttttttttttttctaatgtatTTAGCCAAATGTCCGGTTCACTGCTCACCTGATGTTATTCAATAAAGTTTATTATGCTTTTCTAGCCAATGTGTGACTTACTAAGTATTTGGTGTAGTGGAAACTCAAGTAAATGAATAACACAATGACTATGTTGTAACGATCcataaaaccaaaacaatgaTTAAAAAGGACTGACCAGCCATCACAACGATAGTCAAGAAGTTAACACTTTCAAAATTGGCTAACAGGTGTTAGCACTTACGCCAGGAATAATCTGTAATgtaagaaatatttcatttcaaacctaCCCATTAATACCACAATATGAATGAATACAGCCTTCTTATTTGTGATGTGGTCACATTTGTATCTCAAGAGGCGACTTTCACCACAATATTGCAATGGCTTGAAGCCACTACAATCTAAAGAAAGGAATAGAGACTTGGCCGCACATATGGTTTTAAAGTGTCCTATAAAAATACGCTGttcactttttttccactttgtttgaTATCGAGATGAATCTCACGCAATGGGAAATCTGGAGCTCCATCCTTTAAATCTTCTCTCACCGTTGTTGTAAAATCaactgtaaaatgaaaaaagttgaGTAATGCAAGAAGGTGGCCATAATAAACATGTAATTCAGTCTAATAGCGATGAGATAATTCTTGTACTTTTCATCGTTCGATCTGGCAGTGACTGAACgtttctgcttctgtttttgcacttccacatttttcactgAGGAAGAATTTTGTGAGATTTCCCTGTGAAAAGACGTCTCTATGTCATGACTTGCTCTGGAACTTGTGGGACTGTGTCGAAATGAAGAGCGAGCTGGACAGCAGCCAGATGTTCCTGCCAAATGATTTAACTGCTTTGTATTGTAGCGGCTCCTGCATGCATCCTGTTGGGGATTTTTGAGGTCAAAATACTGGCGTTCAGCAAGGCAGAGTGCCAACAGGGAACTTACAAGAAACTCAGATGTTTATTGGAAGAGCTTCTCCGTGAGTGTAGCA contains:
- the LOC128762892 gene encoding C-C motif chemokine 19-like yields the protein MASPVTALFLLALIFMGSEAVAPLSDCCLKTTNKVVPKKYASDYIIQEAGQGCKIEATIIITKSNFKLCIPHPDRSQPVADLITYLDSKKSASNKVHNKRSTN